A DNA window from Vigna angularis cultivar LongXiaoDou No.4 chromosome 1, ASM1680809v1, whole genome shotgun sequence contains the following coding sequences:
- the LOC128194229 gene encoding uncharacterized protein LOC128194229, which translates to EEEEEEEEEEEEEEEEEEEEEEEEEEEEEEEEEEEEEEEEEEEEEEEEEEEEEEEEEEEEEEEEEEEEEEEEEEEEEEEEEEEEEEEEEEEEEEEEEEEEEEEEEEEEEEEEEEEEEEEEEEEEEEEEEEEEEEEEEEEEEEEEEEEEEEEEEEEEEEEEEEEEEEEEEEEEEEEEEEEEEEEEEEEEEEEEEEEEEEEEEEEEEEEEEEEKKKKLSYNEKKGGG; encoded by the coding sequence gaagaagaagaagaagaagaagaagaagaagaagaagaagaagaagaagaagaagaagaagaagaagaagaagaagaagaagaagaagaagaagaagaagaagaagaagaagaagaagaagaagaagaagaagaagaagaagaagaagaagaagaagaagaagaagaagaagaagaagaagaagaagaagaagaagaagaagaagaagaagaagaagaagaagaagaagaagaagaagaagaagaagaagaagaagaagaagaagaagaagaagaagaagaagaagaagaagaagaagaagaagaagaagaagaagaagaagaagaagaagaagaagaagaagaagaagaagaagaagaagaagaagaagaagaagaagaagaagaagaagaagaagaagaagaagaagaagaagaagaagaagaagaagaagaagaagaagaagaagaagaagaagaagaagaagaagaagaagaagaagaagaagaagaagaagaagaagaagaagaagaagaagaagaagaagaagaagaagaagaagaagaagaagaagaagaagaagaagaagaagaagaagaagaagaagaagaagaagaagaagaagaagaagaagaagaagaagaagaagaagagaagaagaaaaagttaagtTATAATGAGAAAAAGGGTGGGGGTTAG